The Suricata suricatta isolate VVHF042 chromosome 16, meerkat_22Aug2017_6uvM2_HiC, whole genome shotgun sequence genome contains the following window.
CGGGCGTATGATGTCTGTTTCGACTTGCTGTGCAGCTTTAGGCAAAAGCCTTGCTCTTTCTGAGGCTCAATTCCCCGCCCATCATAGTGGGCCAATGACTGGTTAGGAAAGCAGCATCTcctggggcggggcagaggggctCTGATTGGATGGTTTCAGGGTGGGGGGACGGGAAGCTGgcaactgggggagggagggttctGTTTGGCAGTTGGTTTTCCTCAACTCTTGTATATCATGCTCGGAATGGGGCTGGCAACAGgcggagaaaggggaagaacGAAGACTTCTGGGTCAGGCCtctgcctcagttgcctcattgATTAAAGAATGTGGTCGAGCGCCCTCGAACTCTCTTCCAGTTTTGCCGGCTCGCTCTGGTCTGCAAAGGGTTACACAGTATCTTTCCCCGCCAGCCCCATCAACCACGCACTACAATTCCCCAAATGCTCTGCAGCAAGGACAAACTGACGCACTTCCGCTATCTGGGAGGTTGAGGGAGGCCTTCCCGATTCTCGCAGCCTTCCACCCCCGGCTCAATTTTTAGGGGATATACCTTTTTTTCGGAGCACTGGGTTGAGGGAATCCTCACCCTCTACTGATCCCTAATTTGGGAGAAGGGACGGAGGCCTACGATGGCGAGCAAGAGTTGTGGGGGTTAGTTTCTGGGGAGACCACGTTTTTCCAGCCTTGAGTGCTCATTACCCATCGGTCCAACCCTGGCTTTGGGGACACCCTCCCCGCCCAGGTTTTTCTTCTCAGCATCTGGAACAGTGCGAGTCAGGCTGGAAGAgtagggaggggagaagaggcaaGTCTTTAGGTTCTAACCCCCATCACCCTCTTCCTGGCTTTAAGCCTGGGTCCCTGATAAGCGCTCAAAAGTATTTAAATGACTTGTCAGAGTTACATTCATTCCTGGTTTTCAAACTAATCGGACTGTGTGCTTCCTCTCCCACACCCCACTGCAATCATAGCCGCTCTGATTTTGTTATCCAAACATCAGCCTCAGCTTTGCAATTtcactttgtattattttctttatattgacTCCCATGGCAAAAAAGACCATCTACTTTTGCCTCATACCTTGGAAATATTGCAGGCTCCCTCCAGACCACCACGATACAACAAATCTTAGCTATAAAACAAATAGTGCAATAGAGCAAGTCAAACGaactttttggttttttcagTGCATCTAAAAGTTAAGTTTACACTCTGCTGTGGTTTGTTAGGTGTGCAACAGCATTATGTCCAGAGAAACAAGGTATATACCTtagtttaaaaatactgttattgctggggcacctgggtggctcagttggttaagtgccctactttgactcaggtcacgatctcacaattggggaatttgagccctgtgttcgggctctacattgacagtgcggagcctgcttcggattttctctctccctctttctctgcccctcccctgcacacactctctctctctcaaaaataaacattaaaaaattctaaaaagtactttattgcccccccaaaaaaaggtaACCGTCATCTGAGCTTTCAGACTTTCAGTCCCTGATCACACAGCACCGTAACAGATGTAGTAATAAtgagaaagtttgaaatattcaaagaatcaccaaaatgtgacacagataTAAGTGAGCAACTGTTGGGAAAGTAGAACTGATGCACTTGCTTGTGGCAGGGTCGACACAAACCTTCCACTtgtaaaaaaataacagtatctgggctgcctggctggctcagtcggttaagcatcccacttgattttggctcaggtcatgagctcacggtttggttcgtgagtttgagcctgcatcaagctctttgctgacagagcggagcctgcttggggttctctatctgcccttctctgctcatgttctctctctctctttcaaaataaatatataaactttaaaaaaaatgcagtatctgcaaAGCGCAATAAAACGAGGTATGTCTGTATTATGGGCACAGTTGTAGGTTTTTAATGCACTAGCTTCATTTTGGGGAGGGGCACTAGCTACGTTTTAATCAAGTAAGTTAACACTCGCCTGGAACCATTAAAAAGGCCATTCAGGTGTCCCCTAAAATTTCCTTTAAGCCATTCTTCAGTAAATACTAGTGGGGGGTGGCAAGAAATCCGGCCAGAGTTCAGCTTTATCAGGTGAGCTGAAATGGGATTGTCCCCTGGCAGGTTTAGGGCAAATCCGTAAACTTCTCTGGAAAAAGCAGAGACCCTGTAGAAATTGCTTTTCATTGGGCAGCTccaagttaaaatgaaaacaccaaataAATGTTTAGCATGGTGTCTGGCCCAGAAAAGGAACACCATAAATGGAAACTGTTTTTAAGCTGCTCATTAATTCAAAGATGCAACCCTCTTCTGTGTTGGGGCCTGACAAGGCTCATCCTGGTGATGGAGGCAGACATTCAATTTTAATTTACTCAAATGATTATTTGACTTTATTCCCTCCCCCCTGAactgctgggggagagggagtgcCAGGAAAGACTTTTCTGAGGCAGTAATATGTGAGCTAAGACCCGAAGGATGAAAACTGAATGTAGTTGTAGACGCCTACATTTtaaagcccattttacagatgaggaaaagggaGGCCTACACTGCTGGCCAGGACAGCACCACGGACGAAGCCAGGTGTGACTGAATCAGGGCAGTGGTTACTGGCTAATTTGCTACTGTGCTTTGTAGCAAGTTTgggagtaaaaaagaaaaccgGCTCTTGCCTCCCTGAAacggggggtgcgggggggggcaGCTTTAAACAGATAAAGGCATATATTCATTTAGGgaacagaggacagaggacactAGATAATCTGAGCAGACCCATCCTAGCCTGGGAGAGGAAATCCAGAAAGTTCTCCTGGAGGAGAGGACACTAGGCCGGTATGGGAAGGATGATTAAGTAGGAATATGATTTTaacacaggaggggcacctgggtggctcagtcggttgagcatccagcttcagctcaggtcatgatctcagggttcctgggttcaagccctgcctcgggctctgtgctgacaactagctcagagcctggagcctgcttcggattctgtctacctctctctctgcgcctccctgctctcactctgtctctcaaatataaataaatgtttaaaaaattaaaaaaaaatttgaacacatttgatggctttaaggaaaaaaaaaggtggaaaatCATAGCAATGGACTTCAAAGGGATGCCACCGTccatggggggggagggggaacaggtGTAGGTGCTGAAACCCCAGGCCTGTCTCACAGCCCAAAGTAATcgtattaaaaataagtttattcatATCTTGTCGCCACTCGGGAGAAATGAGGGGGTTGAGCTCTGAAGGTCAGAGACAGCAGCGGGAGGCAGAGGGCCCGACTTGTACCTCCCCAGCGAGAGCTCAGCCCCCCTACCCCGGGTACAGACTTCCATATCCTTTGTCATCCATATTCTGATTTGTCTGGCGACTCCCACCTCCTCCAAAGTCTGGACTGGGGAGGCGAGGAGGCCCCTACGGGTCAATTCTCTTCAAGTCAAGACCAGGAGCTGTTAGGGAAGGGGGTGCGTCTGTGCAGACCCGAGAGGTTCTCTCCGCAACCCATAAACggcaataataaataacaaaatcgATGGCTTAGAAGTTAGGGTTCAGGGAAGCAGCCAGGCAGACAGCGCTGTActggagaagggggtggggggcccagcaACAAGCCCCCCTGAGAATCAGGCACTAACTAGTATAGGGAGTGGGGTGCTCGCGCGCCCCGCAGCAAGGAGCCAGGGTGCAGCCGAGATGGGGAAGGTGCGGCGCCCTCCTCCCCTGGGCTAAGCTGGGGGGAGGAGGTACAGGCAGAAGGAGCTCGAACAGCCGACTTCAGGGAGATTTCCAACGCCCCCGCCTCTTCCGTGTAGGGAACCCTTTCCTCCTCTTGTGTGGGGGTGAGTCGTGGAGAGgaaggggagctgggggaggacgGGGCCCCCCCTCCTCGTTCCTAGGGGCGATGATCACCCCCCTGGCTGCCACCACCGCTCCGTCCACCACAGCGGCCACCACGGACACGGGCTCTGGGGTGATCTCCGCTTTCGGGGtaggcgggggcgggaggggcctggggggtgggggtggggggagaggcggGGGCAGCCTGTCTACCGCGGTTCCCGGCAGGAGGGGCAGTAGGGCGCTGAGGGCCTCGCTCAGTTTGGCCAGTCCCTGCTGAAGGGTGCCAGCCAGCTCCCGGATGGCGTTGGCCGTCTCCTGCTGGGCCCGCAGGAAGTCCAGGGAGGGGTCCGGGGGGGCCGAGGGCGTGGGCGGTGGcagtggaggaggtggtgggcTGGGGGACGAGGGCGCCACGTGGACCTGCTGAGGCGGCTGGGGCGgcggaggggctgggggcgggggacacaAGGCCAGGCGCGGCAGCTGCACCGTCTgcagggctggagggggtggggactcACGCTCCTTGGGTGGCGGGCAGCCCCCTTCCTGGGGGCTGCAGGAGGTCCTGGCCCACTGCTCGGGGCTGCTGGAGCCCCCCTTGCTGTGGGCTGGTGTATCTGTGGAGAGAGAGATGTAGGTAAGGTGGCggtgagcccccaccccccatgggtATCTcgatttctcctttcccccttccaccCACCCTGGCCCCCGGAGTCATCTTTTCAAAACCCAAGTCGGATCATGCCTTGGAGGAGAGCACAGGGAAGAGAGACAATATATTGAGTGATCGCCTGGTGGCCGATGCCAGCCTTAGTGGAAACAGGGTCCTGGGGTCCCCTGCTGGAGCcagaaagaacattctagaagccTCCTCAAACTATCTggacactcccccccccccccccccccNNNNNNNNNNNNNNNNNNNNNNNNNNNNNNNNNNNNNNNNNNNNNNNNNNNNNNNNNNNNNNNNNNNNNNNNNNNNNNNNNNNNNNNNNNNNNNNNNNNNcccccccccccccccccccccccccccccccccccccccccccccccccccccccccccccccccccccccccccccccccccccccccccccccccccgccctacCAGCTACCACCATCTCCACTGATGACAGCTCCAACTTTCCAGCCACTGGGTGGCCaaaactttcactctttttctcacCCAAGACACTGTCCGTGTGCAACTGTCAGTGGTTCTGCCTTCAGACAATTTCAACCTCCAGCCTCTTTTGTCCACCTCcacagcccccgccccctccccgcccccagtccAACCACCTGCATCTCCTGCTTAGAACTATTGCAATCCTCAGCTGGGTCCCTGGCCTCCGAAGTCTTAGAGGTCCAACCAATACACATGTCAGTTATGCTACCCACAGAGGCCATCATATCCTAGGATCCGTGGATATGAAATGTCCAAACAGGTAAATCtaccagagacagaaagcagattagtggatGCCTGGGGCTGGGTggagctggggggaagggggtggaggggtgatGGCTAAGAGATGTGGGTTTCCTTTtcgggtgatggaaatattctaaaattgatagTGGAGCTGGTTGTGCAACTTGATGAGGATGCTGAAAGCATTGTACGCTTTAAAAGGGAggcaggggggcacctgggaggctcagtcagttaagcgtccaacttcggctcaggtcatgatctcatggtttgtgggttcgagccctgcgtcaggttttgcgctaactgctagctcagagcctggagcctgtcttcagaccctgtatctccttctctctctgaccctcccctgctcacgctgcctctgtctctcaaaaaaaaaaaaaaaaaaaaaaaaacattaaaagggagGCGGGATGCTATGGGGACTGTGTCTCAATAAAGGTGTTTAACAAATAACAAGTTAGatgttgtctttctctgctccaaAGCTTCTTGGGGCTCTCATCTCTCAGAGTAAAAGCAGAGTCCCTAAGGCTCCCAAGGCCCCGCACAATTTGTCCCAGTGCCTTCCTGACCTCatctctaccccttcccttctcGATGGCATTCACTAGGCTCCAAACCACACTGGCCTTCTAGTTGGTCCACAAACACAATAggcctgctcctgcctcagggcctttgcacttgctgttccttggCCTGGAAAGATCTTTCCCGGGACACCTGCCTGGTtccctctctcagctcctccgCTCAAATGCAGCCTCCTTGGGAAGACCTTCCTTGACCTTCTGTCGACTGCAGTTCCCCGTCTCCGTCCCTTTCGCTCTCCTAACCCTACCTAATTCCCTTCATTAGCACGTATCTCCACCTGGCATGGGGTCactctgtgtttctgtctgtctcctcctcctgatGTCAGCTCTGTCAGGCAGGCCCTTGTTTTGTTCACTGGTGTTTacccagtgcctagaacaatgtCCAGCacaacatgtttttctttaatgaaaaaaaaggacTGTGGCTTTTAAGGAGTCAGCATTGATCGGGGCCCCAAGCCCCAGGCCCTTGCCGCAGCCCTCCCAGAGCTTCCCAGCACCCACAAGGGACAGTCCAGCCCCTGAGGCTACAAAGCCTCAGCTCTTACCCCTTTGTGTCCCTCTTCCTTGCCTCGGGGCCAGTGAACATGTAGTTCCCTCGATCAAGAGTATCCCCTTGCATGGCCTCTTGGCCAGTGCAGACAGtccttcctcagggaagcctgcctcctgctcctgggCCAGATCCATCTCCCTGCTCTCCCGCTGCAGAAACAGCCAACCCCCTCTAGCCTTCAAGGCTGGGGGTCCAGCCTCCCCAGaccaggcagggggaggagatgggggaggcacagagagagtagATAGCCAGAGCTAACACTTGTTGGACACTTTCCTGGCTGGCCGGGTCCTGGGCGAAGCGGCCATGCTTTCCTCCTACTTATTTCAGCGAGTCCTCTCGGCCATTCTCCGGGGGCACGTGCTGCTCCATTTTACCGATGAGGCGACCGGAGGCCCAGGGGGACGGCACAGTGCTGGCGAATGGGAGaagagggacttgaacccaggcaggtTCCAGGGCCCATGCTTTCAACCACGCTTTGGACGGGGCTGTGGGCCCAAGGGTGGGGACTCTCCCTCATGAGGGGTGTGGGAGTTGTAGCCACTCTGCAATGCTGTTCTTCTAGCCTGTTGAACAATAGAATAGAAAGTGGCCCAGGCTTTGTGCCCACAGGGGTCATGGAAGGGCCACTGCCAGATTTAACATCCTTTATTTGCAACCCTTAggcctcaatttccccacctGTAAATAGTGCGCACGAGCAAAGGACCAAATGACCCCAAAACAGAACCTCTCCCTGAGGGCCATCACAGGGATTAATTGAATAACCTCAGGCATGGTAAATCCTCAATgctgttactgttattatttgtttgtttgttttccaaatattagGTCAGAGATAAAGTATCCTTAGCTTTCCTCTGGTGTCAGGAAAGACCCCTCAGGCTGTCCCAGTCCCCTTTCCAGTCTTTCAATAAAAGCCAATTTCTCTTTTATGAATTTGCACAGTGGGTAAGCTCTGTGTGAGGTTCTAATCAAGGATGCGTTAAGCACAtccctgcctctgggcctttgcacgtACTGCTTCTTCTAGCTCAAGTGCTGTTCTCCCAGAAACCCTCTTGTCTCAATTTGTCTTCAGATCTCTGCTCCAATTCCACCTTCTCAGAGAAGCCCTCCTTGACTACACTATCTACAGCAGCCTCCTCTCACTGAACTATCCTCCttcatttgtttaagtttatttatttatttttgaagcagagaatgggggtgggggaggggcagagaaagtgggaggcaGAGACTCCCTAGtaggctttgcaccatcagcgGGGAGGCCGAcctggagctcgaacccatgagccgtgagatcatgacctgagcagaaatcaagagttggacgctcaaccgactgaccactgaggcaccccaactCATCATCTCTTAACATGGctgtatttttcctctttgttctgaTCACCTCCTGGTATGTGATCTGTTTGGGGGTTATTTGTGTCTTTCTCCAATAACTGGAATGCTAGCTCCGTAAGGAACAGGAAGGTGTCTTTTTCTCCACAGTATTCCTAGTATCTGTTACAGTGCTTCCCTTAGAATAGATGCTcggtgaatatttgttgaattaatgaaggAATAAAATAGTTGTGGGACTCCTGAAAAAACGTTTGCCATCTCTGCTGCACTGGTTCAATGTGACCATTTCACAGACAGAAAACAACGAGGTTTGAGATTCATCTCGAGAACAAGGGTCCCAtgttctcctgtctctctctgacttaaaACGCTTTCATTCCTCCCAAATGCCTTGAAGATAAAGTCCAAAGTTCTGACCTTCACTTATGAGCCATGTGCGATCTAATTCTGGCATCCCCGTGAACTCTGTCAATATTAATTATTGTCGTTCTTGCCAGACAATCTAGCCCAGTGGTTAAGGGCATGCACCGTGAGTTGGACATAACCAGTATTTGGGTCCTGATTCTACtatttacttgctgtgtgaccttgggtggatGAATGAACCTCTCTGAACCATATGATCCTGAACATTGTTTGATCATATCCATGTCCGTCCCTTTCTCAAAACCCTTCAGTGACACGTATGGCATTCTGGATAAAAGTCTTCACCACAGCCTAAAAGGCACTGCATGGTCTGGCCTTAGTtggcctctctgacctcatctcaaACAAAAGATTTCTTCAATCTTTCTACTTTCCCCTTCCCTTAACTCGGAAACTTCTCAGTTCCTAAACTGGCTAAGTTTCTTGCCTCAAAGCCACTCTACACGCTGTTTCTTCTACCGGGGACACTTCCTCAGCTCTTCATTCTCACTCTGCTTTTCTGatgtctcctcctccaggaagccttccttgacctcCAGCCTGAGTGGGGTACCCCCTCTGGACTCCCACAGCTCAggcccaggagggcagggctggagagATCTCCCTCACCGCAGTGTCCCCAACACTGCCCAGTACAGGGGAGGTGCTGGAGAAATAGCTGTAGAAGAAATAAGAAGCCAGAGTCAAGGCCACGTGGCATGTCTTTGCACTCTGCTCTCCACACTTCCTCTACTCATGgcatgaccttgggaaagttaccgGATCTCTCCAAGGTTTTGatctataaaatggtaaaatagttCATACCTCACAGCACTGGTAATTCTATCAAGAGCAGAACGAGGAGGGTCCAGGGGGCGCTGCGCTCagcaatttacacattttaactcattcaatcctcacagcaTGCTTttgggtgggggctattttttttttatccccattttacagatgtggaagctGACCTGCAGGAACTTACCTAAAATGACACAGCTGAGTGGCAAAGTTATGACTGGAGCCCAGGGGGCCTCCATGGTCACTACCCTCCTACATTATGTTTAATGAAATCCTGCCTGTGCTGAAAATCCCAGgtgtggactctggagccagaccttCCAGGTCCGGGTTCCGCTGATGGCTCTGAGAGTCACGGCCTGTGGCACTTTGGGCAAACTACGTAAAGAGCTGGGAACAGGGCCGAGCCAACAGCTGACTTCGCGACTGTCTGCTCTGGCTAAGGTGATGCTGAAGGAACTCACCTGCCCGTCGGTCTTCCCTGCGGTCCTCGGACAAGACGTAGCGTTGGGTGCCCGCGTTTGGGGCCGACGGCTGTGAGGAAGCGGCCACCGAGGGCTGCTCGGCTCCTGCACCAGCTCCCGGCGCCGCCACTCCCGGTCCCAGGATGGCGAAAATGGTCTCCTCCTCCGCGGAGAAGGCGTCCTCGGCGGCAGGCCCGGCGCCCTGCGTGGAGTGCGGCACGCGGGCCAGCTTCTCCTTGGTGCGGCGCTTGAAGTCATTCCAGCGCTTCTGCACCTCTTGGCCGGTGCGCTTCCAGCTGGTGATGCCGTTGATCTTGGCGGCGATGCCGTCCCACACACGCCGCCGCTCGGCTACGCTCACCCGACGGCTCTGCGCGCCATAGAGCTGTGGGTAGTGGGCGCGCACCTCACGGATCAGGATCTGGTTCTCCTCGAACGAGAAGCGCGGCTTGCGCAGCCGGGTGGTCTCTTCCGCTTCGCCCGCCGCCGCCGAGGCCATGGCGCCCCCCGACNNNNNNNNNNNNNNNNNNNNNNNNNNNNNNNNNNNNNNNNNNNNNNNNNNNNNNNNNNNNNNNNNNNNNNNNNNNNNNNN
Protein-coding sequences here:
- the MYPOP gene encoding myb-related transcription factor, partner of profilin, with protein sequence MASAAAGEAEETTRLRKPRFSFEENQILIREVRAHYPQLYGAQSRRVSVAERRRVWDGIAAKINGITSWKRTGQEVQKRWNDFKRRTKEKLARVPHSTQGAGPAAEDAFSAEEETIFAILGPGVAAPGAGAGAEQPSVAASSQPSAPNAGTQRYVLSEDRREDRRADTPAHSKGGSSSPEQWARTSCSPQEGGCPPPKERESPPPPALQTVQLPRLALCPPPPAPPPPQPPQQVHVAPSSPSPPPPPLPPPTPSAPPDPSLDFLRAQQETANAIRELAGTLQQGLAKLSEALSALLPLLPGTAVDRLPPPLPPPPPPRPLPPPPTPKAEITPEPVSVVAAVVDGAVVAARGVIIAPRNEEGGPRPPPAPLPLHDSPPHKRRKGFPTRKRRGRWKSP